From one Aquicella siphonis genomic stretch:
- a CDS encoding Lpg1974 family pore-forming outer membrane protein: MKSIFKRSAIAVAVLSMTGASYAAMPSSNTMWSPHMTGWFIGVDALDLRPENGDLDYVTLFPNTSNGSFFTRAISPSYDWGWRLYGGIKFTDNDDITLSWMRFHASDSDSVAPIGAVNSQSYSVPRWLFGNYWENVSAKVKFDLDEAYAVWGHTINFNNPWSVRFAGGLEYVKLNSDFSVSADDFNNSSYDTLSYTAESRLNGWGPRVEFDMTYHLPYNFALFANTNAALLVSTRKIELEGYSSNYYNGGGYDLYSSYYSNRHVVIPKLGMRLGASYSFMFGQAGGEGAPCSSLTIDAGWQVESYIHAIERPNSDYVSNGVGGLLQSSSGYSGIGATKTSNFGDQGLFLGIKYSSDWM; encoded by the coding sequence ATGAAATCAATTTTCAAACGTAGCGCAATCGCGGTAGCAGTGTTAAGCATGACTGGCGCATCTTATGCAGCCATGCCAAGCAGCAACACCATGTGGTCTCCTCACATGACTGGCTGGTTCATTGGTGTAGACGCATTGGATTTGCGGCCGGAAAACGGTGACCTGGATTATGTCACTTTATTCCCAAACACCTCAAACGGATCTTTCTTTACCCGTGCCATTTCGCCTTCCTATGATTGGGGCTGGCGTTTATACGGCGGAATCAAATTCACGGATAATGACGACATCACTCTGAGCTGGATGAGATTCCATGCCAGCGACAGCGATTCTGTCGCCCCTATCGGTGCCGTAAACAGTCAATCTTATTCTGTGCCGCGCTGGTTGTTTGGCAATTATTGGGAAAATGTTTCAGCCAAGGTCAAATTTGATCTGGATGAAGCTTATGCGGTATGGGGCCATACCATCAACTTTAATAATCCCTGGAGCGTGCGCTTCGCGGGTGGTCTCGAATATGTAAAACTGAATAGCGATTTCTCGGTGTCAGCTGATGACTTTAATAACAGCAGTTATGACACCCTTAGTTACACAGCTGAAAGCCGTTTGAACGGCTGGGGCCCGCGGGTCGAGTTTGATATGACATACCATTTGCCATACAACTTTGCCTTGTTTGCCAACACCAATGCGGCTTTACTGGTCAGCACACGCAAAATCGAACTGGAAGGCTATAGCAGCAATTATTACAATGGCGGCGGCTATGATTTGTATTCCAGCTACTATTCCAACCGTCACGTTGTGATTCCCAAGCTAGGCATGCGTCTGGGTGCAAGCTACTCTTTCATGTTTGGCCAGGCCGGCGGTGAAGGTGCGCCTTGCTCCAGCCTGACTATCGATGCCGGATGGCAGGTTGAGTCTTACATACATGCCATTGAGCGTCCAAACAGTGATTATGTGTCAAATGGCGTGGGAGGACTGCTTCAATCCAGCTCTGGCTACTCGGGAATTGGCGCAACCAAAACCAGCAACTTTGGCGATCAAGGTTTGTTCCTGGGCATCAAATACAGTTCAGACTGGATGTAA
- a CDS encoding DUF2065 domain-containing protein: MMWFVFVTSVGLLFVFEGILPFLSPRFWRRLMQQMFTQSDRALRIMGLASMLIGLALVTIARDLYQG; encoded by the coding sequence ATGATGTGGTTTGTCTTCGTCACTTCGGTAGGATTGTTATTTGTCTTTGAGGGCATCTTGCCCTTTTTGTCGCCTCGCTTCTGGCGCAGGCTGATGCAGCAAATGTTTACACAAAGCGACAGGGCGCTGCGTATCATGGGACTTGCAAGCATGCTCATCGGGCTGGCCCTGGTGACCATTGCCCGGGATTTATACCAGGGTTGA
- a CDS encoding Lpg1974 family pore-forming outer membrane protein, with translation MKSFFKRSAVSMIVLGMAGASYAAMPNNNASWSPSLSGAFIGVEGLDLRPQNGDLDYVTVFPSTSNGSFYTHAISPSYDWNWRVYGGIKFTENDDLTLSWMQMRTSDTDSISTSGLINGAGYATPRWLSTYPWKNVSGKVTFDLDEAYLVWGHTVYFNNPWSVRFAGGVEYAKLNSKMTVTANPYYDTSDTFGFYSKSDMRGWGPRAEFDMTYHLPYGFALFANANAALLVSTRDISLTAVNELTADEDGGGIDYTNRHVVIPKLGMRLGASYSYVFGQAGAEGVPCRTTTLTVDAGWQAESYIHAIERPDFGTSSVETSPNLVQSSSSSFSTKTSNFGDQGLFVGIKLSTDWM, from the coding sequence ATGAAGTCATTCTTTAAACGCAGTGCGGTTAGCATGATAGTCTTGGGTATGGCTGGCGCGTCGTATGCAGCTATGCCAAACAATAACGCTTCCTGGTCGCCATCCTTGTCAGGGGCATTTATAGGAGTTGAAGGCCTGGATCTGCGCCCTCAGAACGGTGATCTGGATTATGTGACAGTATTTCCCAGCACCAGCAACGGGTCTTTTTATACTCATGCCATCAGTCCTTCTTATGACTGGAACTGGCGTGTCTACGGCGGGATCAAGTTTACAGAAAACGACGATCTCACCCTGAGCTGGATGCAGATGCGCACCAGTGACACGGATTCTATCTCAACAAGCGGACTTATTAACGGTGCCGGCTATGCCACTCCCCGCTGGCTATCAACTTATCCCTGGAAAAACGTGAGCGGGAAAGTGACGTTTGACCTGGATGAGGCTTATCTGGTCTGGGGACACACTGTTTACTTTAACAACCCCTGGAGTGTTCGTTTCGCCGGCGGTGTGGAATATGCGAAACTGAACAGCAAGATGACGGTGACAGCGAATCCTTATTACGATACCTCTGATACTTTTGGTTTTTACTCCAAGAGTGACATGAGAGGCTGGGGCCCGCGCGCCGAGTTTGACATGACATATCACCTGCCTTACGGTTTTGCCTTGTTCGCCAATGCCAACGCAGCCTTGCTGGTGAGCACGCGTGATATTTCACTGACTGCGGTGAATGAACTGACAGCAGATGAAGACGGCGGCGGCATTGATTACACCAATCGCCATGTGGTTATTCCCAAGCTGGGTATGAGACTGGGAGCCAGTTATTCCTATGTCTTTGGTCAGGCTGGAGCGGAAGGCGTGCCTTGCAGAACGACCACGCTGACCGTGGATGCCGGCTGGCAGGCGGAATCATATATCCATGCCATTGAAAGGCCGGATTTTGGAACATCATCCGTAGAAACTTCACCTAACCTGGTGCAATCCAGTTCTTCCTCATTCTCTACCAAGACCAGCAACTTCGGAGATCAGGGATTGTTCGTGGGTATCAAGCTCAGCACAGATTGGATGTAA
- a CDS encoding Lpg1974 family pore-forming outer membrane protein yields the protein MKSIFKRSVIAAAVLGMSGASYAAMPSNNAMWSPHMTGWFIGVDALDLRPENGDLDYVTLFPATSNGSFYTRAISTDHDWSWRLYGGIKFTDNDDITLSWLRMRTSDSDSVAPIGAINNETYSVPRWLFGAYWENVSAKVKFNLDEAYAVWGHTINFNNPWSVRFAGGIEYAKLNSDFYVTGDDLNGVYGTVSYTDKSRLNGWGPRAEFDMTYHLPYGFALFANTNAALLVSTRKVSLESYYSNQNEMQFGYSAYFSNRHVVVPKLGMRLGASYTYMFGQAGGEGAPCSSLTVDAGWQVDTYIHAIERPDGGTEVAPSVLAADSTAYFSSFTSTKTSNFGDQGFFLGLKYSSDWL from the coding sequence ATGAAGTCAATTTTCAAACGTAGTGTCATTGCGGCGGCAGTGTTAGGCATGTCGGGTGCGTCATACGCAGCCATGCCAAGCAATAACGCCATGTGGTCTCCTCACATGACTGGCTGGTTCATTGGTGTAGACGCATTGGATTTGCGTCCGGAAAATGGTGACCTGGATTATGTTACCCTCTTTCCAGCCACATCAAACGGGTCTTTCTATACCCGCGCTATTTCAACCGATCATGACTGGAGCTGGCGTTTATACGGCGGTATCAAGTTCACGGATAACGACGACATCACCCTAAGCTGGCTGAGAATGCGTACCAGTGACAGTGATTCCGTTGCTCCTATTGGTGCCATCAATAATGAAACTTATTCTGTGCCACGCTGGCTGTTTGGCGCTTACTGGGAAAATGTTTCAGCGAAAGTCAAATTCAATCTGGATGAAGCTTACGCGGTATGGGGTCATACGATCAACTTTAACAATCCCTGGAGTGTGCGTTTCGCGGGCGGTATTGAATATGCGAAACTGAATAGTGACTTCTATGTCACAGGCGATGACTTGAATGGCGTTTATGGCACAGTGTCATACACCGATAAAAGCCGCTTGAATGGCTGGGGCCCGCGGGCTGAGTTTGATATGACATATCACTTGCCATATGGTTTTGCCCTGTTTGCGAACACCAATGCGGCGCTTCTGGTCAGTACACGCAAGGTTTCCCTGGAGTCTTACTATTCTAATCAAAATGAAATGCAGTTTGGTTATTCGGCATATTTCTCTAACCGCCATGTTGTGGTGCCAAAACTGGGTATGCGCCTGGGTGCCAGCTATACCTATATGTTTGGACAAGCGGGCGGGGAAGGTGCGCCTTGCTCATCATTGACAGTTGATGCCGGCTGGCAAGTGGATACTTATATTCATGCCATTGAGCGGCCAGATGGTGGAACAGAAGTGGCTCCGTCAGTGCTTGCGGCTGATTCAACAGCTTACTTCTCCAGTTTCACGTCTACAAAAACCAGCAACTTTGGCGACCAGGGCTTTTTCCTTGGGCTTAAGTACAGTTCAGACTGGCTTTAA
- a CDS encoding Lpg1974 family pore-forming outer membrane protein, translating into MKSFFKKSAISLLVVGMSGASYAAMPSNNAMWSPHMTGWFIGVDALDLRPENGDLDYVTLFPATSNGSFYTRAISTDHDWSWRLYGGIKFTDNDDITLSWLRMRTSDSDSVAPIGAINNETYSVPRWLPGTYWENVSAKVKFDLDEAYAVWGHTINFNNPWSVRYAAGIEYARLNSDFSVSGDDFNGSYDTLAYKAKSRLNGWGPRAEFDMTYHLPYGFALFANTNAALLVSTRKLSLEGYSSDYESYYLLNSYYSNRHVVVPKLGMRLGASYTYMFGQAGGEGAPCSSLTIDAGWQVDSYIHAIERPNGDYSSVSTLVQPTSGYSGVGATKTSNFGDQGFFLGLKYSSDWM; encoded by the coding sequence ATGAAGTCTTTTTTTAAAAAAAGTGCAATCAGTTTGTTAGTCGTTGGCATGTCGGGTGCGTCATACGCAGCCATGCCAAGCAATAACGCCATGTGGTCTCCTCACATGACTGGCTGGTTCATTGGTGTAGACGCATTGGATTTGCGTCCGGAAAATGGTGACCTGGATTATGTTACCCTCTTTCCAGCCACATCAAACGGGTCTTTCTATACCCGCGCTATTTCAACCGATCATGACTGGAGCTGGCGTTTATACGGCGGTATCAAGTTCACGGATAACGACGACATCACCCTGAGCTGGCTGAGAATGCGTACCAGTGACAGTGATTCCGTTGCTCCTATTGGTGCCATCAATAATGAAACTTATTCTGTGCCACGCTGGCTGCCCGGTACTTACTGGGAAAATGTTTCAGCGAAAGTCAAGTTTGATCTGGATGAAGCTTATGCGGTATGGGGTCATACGATCAACTTTAACAATCCCTGGAGCGTGCGTTACGCGGCTGGTATCGAGTATGCAAGGTTAAACAGTGACTTTTCCGTTTCTGGCGATGACTTTAACGGCAGCTATGATACGCTTGCTTATAAAGCTAAAAGCCGTCTGAATGGCTGGGGCCCGCGGGCTGAGTTTGATATGACATATCACCTGCCATATGGTTTTGCCCTGTTTGCGAACACCAATGCGGCTTTACTGGTCAGCACACGCAAGCTGTCGCTGGAAGGTTATAGCAGCGATTATGAGTCATATTATTTGCTGAATAGCTATTATTCCAACCGCCATGTTGTGGTGCCAAAACTGGGCATGCGTCTGGGCGCCAGTTATACCTATATGTTTGGCCAGGCCGGCGGGGAAGGTGCTCCTTGCTCTAGTCTGACTATCGATGCTGGCTGGCAGGTTGATTCCTACATCCATGCTATCGAGCGTCCAAACGGCGATTACTCGTCAGTTTCCACTCTTGTCCAGCCTACTTCTGGATATTCAGGAGTCGGTGCGACAAAAACCAGCAACTTTGGCGACCAGGGCTTTTTCCTTGGGCTTAAGTACAGTTCAGACTGGATGTAA
- the hflX gene encoding ribosome rescue GTPase HflX: MNDRPSGGERVVLVHINFPAGQMAEDLAEFKELAVSAGAEIVEMVTGTRRVPESKFFVGSGKADEIRDVVQANKAQLVIFNHVLTPAQERNLERLINCRVLDRTGLILDIFAQRARSFEGKLQVELAFLKHQSTRLVRGWTHLERQRGGIGLRGGPGETQLEVDRRLIRNKIKQITLRLEKIRSQREQSRRARRKAIIPTVALVGYTNAGKSTLFNRLTGASVYVADQLFATLDPTLRRVDFPECGPVILADTVGFIRHLPHDLVEAFHATLEEVSEADLLLHVVDGQDINRDSHIEQVNQVLEAIHARAVPRILVYNKIDLNTEIQPKIDRDEFGQIRRVFLSAQTGAGLAALASAIGEMLGRNMISREVILGPGQAKLRAEFYSREAVMSERIDEEGNCHLQIRMPQGDLDQLLINHKRRPAH, from the coding sequence TTGAACGATCGCCCAAGCGGCGGTGAACGCGTCGTTTTGGTTCATATCAATTTTCCAGCAGGTCAAATGGCAGAAGACCTGGCTGAATTCAAAGAACTCGCGGTGTCTGCGGGAGCTGAAATTGTTGAAATGGTAACGGGCACACGGCGTGTGCCCGAATCAAAATTTTTTGTCGGTTCCGGTAAGGCCGATGAAATTCGTGATGTGGTTCAGGCAAATAAAGCTCAGCTAGTCATTTTCAATCATGTTTTGACGCCCGCCCAGGAACGTAATCTGGAGCGGCTCATCAATTGCAGGGTTTTGGACAGGACGGGTTTGATTCTGGATATTTTTGCCCAGAGGGCCCGCAGTTTTGAAGGAAAACTGCAAGTCGAACTGGCTTTTTTAAAGCACCAGTCAACTCGTCTGGTGCGCGGCTGGACGCATCTGGAGCGTCAGCGCGGCGGTATCGGGCTGCGCGGGGGGCCTGGTGAAACACAGCTTGAAGTCGACCGCCGTCTGATACGCAATAAAATCAAGCAGATTACCCTCAGGCTGGAGAAAATTCGCAGTCAGCGGGAGCAAAGCCGGCGCGCTCGGCGCAAGGCCATTATTCCTACTGTCGCACTGGTTGGGTATACCAACGCGGGCAAATCCACTTTGTTTAATCGGTTAACGGGCGCATCCGTTTATGTTGCCGACCAATTATTTGCAACACTGGATCCCACCTTGCGGCGTGTCGATTTCCCTGAGTGCGGGCCAGTGATTCTGGCTGATACCGTAGGCTTTATCAGGCATTTGCCGCATGATTTGGTCGAAGCGTTCCATGCGACGCTGGAAGAAGTGAGTGAAGCAGATTTATTGCTGCATGTGGTGGATGGTCAGGATATAAACAGGGACAGTCATATTGAACAAGTCAACCAGGTACTGGAAGCCATTCACGCAAGAGCTGTGCCCCGTATACTGGTTTATAACAAAATTGATTTGAATACTGAAATCCAGCCTAAGATTGACCGGGATGAATTTGGGCAAATCAGGCGCGTATTTCTTTCCGCGCAGACTGGCGCGGGTCTTGCTGCATTGGCGTCAGCGATAGGTGAAATGCTGGGGAGGAATATGATCAGCCGGGAGGTCATACTGGGGCCCGGGCAGGCGAAACTGCGGGCGGAATTCTATTCCCGGGAAGCTGTCATGTCAGAGCGGATAGATGAAGAGGGTAATTGTCATCTTCAGATACGCATGCCGCAAGGTGATCTCGATCAGCTTTTGATCAATCATAAACGCCGCCCGGCCCATTAA
- the recG gene encoding ATP-dependent DNA helicase RecG, with protein MKHEVLEVIREVCVLREKKAAPAAIPVFKLRGMGKQIARHLARLEIFSLQDLLLHLPARYQDRTHIQPIRQLVPGDAAVIEGVIKNVIAPPRGRTKLMCELQDDTGMMRLRFFHVLPFQASVLRPGARLRCYSEVRIGPQGWEMVHPEFQVISENRPPPVDSHLTPIYPATEGLSQYMLRKLTLHALQTMDQETVLDEILPDSLLQTLAFPTLKEALWFVHRPPRETLVSVLQDNKTIPQKRLVFEELLAHRISLLQIKKTFQSRQGVPLLKHEKLTCSFLAQLPFQLTAAQARVSREIQQDLIRAHPMLRLVQGDVGSGKTVIAALAMLQAVESGFQAAMMAPTELLAEQHYRVFRKWMEPLGVNVAFLSGHVKARARNAVLKSVNTGDAHIILGTHALFQEEVDFAALALIVVDEQHRFGVHQRALFRKKGMQAENCPHQLVMTATPIPRTLAMSFYADLDSSVIDELPPGRTPVMTSVVASGRRDEVVARIREACQEGRQAYWVCPLIEESEVIACQAATKTADDLKSLLPMLKIGLIHGRMNPEQKDKVMRAFQQGEIQLLVATTVIEVGVDVPNASVMIIENAERLGLSQLHQLRGRVGRGAAASHCVLFYQQPLSDLARERLAVMRETTDGFRIAQRDLELRGPGEVLGTRQTGDLSFRVADLIRDSELLPQVHRAAEIMMSAHQDKIPALLRRWFGEKSEYESV; from the coding sequence ATGAAGCATGAAGTCCTGGAAGTAATCAGGGAGGTATGTGTTTTGCGTGAAAAAAAAGCGGCTCCTGCTGCCATACCCGTATTCAAGCTGCGCGGCATGGGCAAACAAATCGCCAGGCATCTCGCGCGACTGGAAATTTTTTCCTTGCAAGACCTCTTGCTGCATCTGCCCGCGCGGTATCAGGATCGTACGCACATACAACCCATACGCCAATTGGTTCCGGGAGATGCGGCTGTCATTGAGGGTGTGATAAAAAACGTGATTGCGCCGCCGCGCGGCCGCACGAAACTCATGTGCGAACTGCAAGATGATACCGGGATGATGCGCCTGCGTTTTTTTCATGTATTGCCATTTCAGGCAAGCGTGCTGCGGCCGGGAGCGCGCTTGCGCTGTTATAGTGAAGTGAGAATCGGCCCTCAGGGTTGGGAAATGGTGCATCCCGAATTTCAGGTCATATCCGAGAACAGGCCGCCCCCTGTTGATTCGCATCTCACGCCCATTTATCCAGCGACGGAAGGCCTGAGCCAATATATGCTGAGGAAACTGACGTTGCACGCTCTGCAGACAATGGATCAGGAAACCGTCTTGGATGAAATTCTGCCGGACTCTCTTTTGCAAACGCTGGCTTTTCCCACCCTGAAAGAAGCTTTGTGGTTTGTGCACCGACCGCCGCGTGAAACCCTGGTTTCGGTATTGCAAGACAATAAGACAATACCGCAAAAGCGTCTGGTGTTTGAAGAATTGCTCGCGCACCGTATCAGTTTGCTGCAAATCAAAAAAACATTTCAATCCCGCCAGGGTGTGCCATTATTAAAGCATGAAAAACTCACGTGCTCATTTCTCGCGCAGCTGCCGTTTCAGCTGACCGCGGCTCAGGCGCGTGTGAGCCGTGAAATTCAACAAGACTTGATTCGGGCACATCCCATGTTGAGGCTGGTGCAAGGTGATGTGGGGTCGGGCAAGACAGTGATTGCCGCGCTGGCTATGCTGCAAGCAGTGGAAAGCGGGTTTCAGGCGGCCATGATGGCTCCCACGGAACTGTTGGCGGAACAGCATTACCGGGTGTTCAGGAAGTGGATGGAACCCTTGGGTGTTAATGTGGCATTTCTTTCCGGTCATGTGAAAGCTCGTGCCCGGAATGCGGTGTTGAAATCGGTTAATACGGGTGACGCGCACATTATTCTGGGTACCCATGCTTTATTCCAGGAGGAAGTGGATTTCGCTGCGCTGGCACTGATTGTCGTGGATGAACAGCATCGATTTGGCGTACATCAGCGGGCGCTGTTTCGAAAAAAAGGCATGCAGGCGGAAAATTGTCCCCATCAATTGGTCATGACGGCAACTCCTATACCACGCACGCTGGCAATGAGCTTTTATGCGGATCTGGATTCTTCTGTCATAGATGAATTGCCGCCAGGCAGAACACCGGTTATGACCAGTGTGGTGGCGAGCGGGCGACGGGATGAAGTGGTGGCCCGCATTCGGGAAGCCTGTCAGGAGGGCAGACAGGCTTATTGGGTTTGTCCTTTGATTGAAGAGTCAGAAGTTATCGCCTGTCAGGCGGCAACCAAGACGGCGGATGACCTGAAGTCACTTTTGCCCATGTTGAAAATCGGCCTAATACACGGGCGCATGAATCCTGAGCAAAAAGACAAGGTCATGCGGGCATTCCAACAAGGAGAGATACAATTGCTGGTCGCGACCACGGTTATTGAGGTAGGCGTGGATGTGCCGAATGCGAGTGTGATGATTATTGAAAACGCGGAGCGCCTGGGGCTTTCGCAACTGCATCAATTACGCGGCCGGGTAGGCCGCGGGGCAGCGGCTAGTCATTGTGTGCTGTTTTATCAACAACCCTTATCCGATCTGGCCAGGGAACGTCTGGCGGTCATGCGGGAGACAACGGATGGATTCAGAATAGCCCAGCGTGACCTGGAATTGCGCGGGCCCGGTGAGGTATTGGGGACGCGGCAGACCGGGGATTTGTCGTTCCGCGTCGCGGATTTGATTCGCGATAGTGAGCTGCTGCCGCAAGTTCACCGCGCGGCTGAAATCATGATGTCTGCGCACCAGGATAAAATACCAGCTTTATTGCGACGCTGGTTTGGAGAGAAAAGCGAATATGAGTCTGTCTGA
- a CDS encoding Lpg1974 family pore-forming outer membrane protein, whose protein sequence is MKSIFKRSAIAAAVLGLTSASYAAMPNNNTMWSPHMTGWFIGVDALDLRPENGDLDYVTLFPATSNGSFYTRAISTDYDWSWRLYGGIKFTDNDDITLSWMRMRTSDSDSVAPTGAINNQSYSVPRWLLGNYWENVAAKVKFDLDEVYGVWGHTINFNNPWSIRYAAGIEYAKLDSDFSVSASDYNNTNQSLGYTAESRLHGWGPRVEFDMTYHLPYGFALFANTNAALLVSTRKIELEGFDEFNYETDVGYRAYSSYYSNRHVVVPKLGMRLGASYTYMFGQAGGEGAPCSSLTIDAGWQVESYIHAIERPEYGYASYVQDGSDLVQPSSYSGFASTKTSNFGDQGLFLGIKFSSDWM, encoded by the coding sequence ATGAAGTCAATCTTCAAACGCAGTGCAATTGCTGCAGCGGTATTAGGTTTGACAAGTGCATCGTATGCAGCCATGCCAAACAATAATACCATGTGGTCACCTCACATGACTGGCTGGTTCATTGGTGTAGACGCATTGGATTTGCGTCCGGAAAATGGTGATCTGGATTATGTTACCCTCTTTCCAGCCACATCAAACGGGTCTTTCTATACCCGCGCTATTTCAACCGATTATGACTGGAGCTGGCGTTTATACGGCGGTATCAAGTTCACGGATAATGATGACATTACTTTGAGCTGGATGAGAATGCGTACCAGTGACAGTGATTCTGTCGCGCCTACCGGTGCCATCAACAATCAGTCTTATTCTGTGCCGCGCTGGTTGCTGGGCAATTATTGGGAAAATGTTGCAGCCAAAGTCAAATTTGATCTGGATGAAGTCTATGGTGTATGGGGTCATACGATCAACTTTAATAACCCCTGGAGCATTCGTTATGCAGCTGGTATCGAATATGCAAAACTGGATAGTGATTTTTCTGTTTCCGCTTCAGATTACAACAATACCAACCAATCGTTAGGCTATACCGCAGAAAGCCGTCTGCATGGCTGGGGCCCACGTGTCGAATTTGATATGACATATCATTTGCCATATGGTTTTGCCTTATTCGCCAATACAAATGCTGCCTTATTGGTCAGTACGCGCAAAATTGAACTGGAAGGTTTCGATGAATTCAATTATGAAACCGATGTAGGTTACCGTGCGTATTCTTCTTATTATTCCAACCGCCATGTTGTGGTGCCAAAACTGGGTATGCGTCTGGGTGCCAGTTATACCTATATGTTTGGACAAGCGGGCGGGGAAGGTGCGCCTTGCTCATCATTGACAATTGACGCTGGCTGGCAGGTTGAATCCTATATTCACGCCATAGAACGGCCTGAATATGGATACGCCAGCTATGTCCAAGATGGCAGCGACCTGGTACAGCCGAGCAGTTATTCGGGTTTTGCCTCAACCAAGACCAGCAACTTTGGCGACCAGGGCTTGTTTCTGGGAATCAAGTTCAGCTCTGACTGGATGTAA
- a CDS encoding adenylosuccinate synthase has translation MGKSVVILGSQWGDEGKGKIVDMLMEQASIAVRFQGGHNAGHTLVIDGQKTILRLIPSGILHTHVQCLIGNGVVLSPIALLEEIEELERRGVPVTERLRISDACVLILPYHVALDRAREQAKGKSAIGTTGRGIGPAYEDKVARRALRFGDLFNEKRLLDKLEEVLAYHNFVLQHYHGHETIELRQLFDNLLLMVPKLKPMRADVAALLARYRDEGKNIMFEGAQGTLLDVDHGTYPFVTSSNTVAGAASVGSGYGPRHFNYILGITKAYTTRVGSGPFPTELKDETGKQLASRGNEFGSVTGRPRRCGWLDIAALRRSIQLNGFSGLCVTKLDVLDGLQTVKVCTGYRLHGEDCLYPPLETELFAECEPVYEELPGWTESTARIRSFSELPVNAQKYLLHVEKLAGVPIDMISTGADRKDTIVLRNPFENVEIDPFIAEERT, from the coding sequence ATGGGTAAAAGTGTTGTAATCTTGGGTAGTCAATGGGGTGACGAAGGTAAGGGTAAAATCGTTGACATGCTGATGGAGCAAGCTTCTATAGCGGTACGCTTCCAGGGTGGCCATAATGCCGGGCATACACTGGTGATAGACGGCCAGAAAACCATTTTGCGGTTGATACCATCTGGTATCCTCCATACGCATGTGCAGTGTCTGATAGGTAATGGCGTGGTTCTTTCACCGATCGCCCTCCTGGAAGAAATTGAAGAACTGGAACGCCGCGGTGTGCCTGTGACCGAGCGGCTTCGTATCAGCGATGCCTGTGTTCTGATCCTGCCCTACCATGTTGCCCTGGACAGGGCGCGCGAGCAGGCCAAGGGCAAGTCTGCGATTGGCACCACGGGGCGCGGGATTGGCCCTGCATATGAAGACAAAGTGGCCAGGCGGGCACTGCGGTTTGGTGATTTGTTCAATGAAAAACGGCTGCTGGACAAGCTGGAAGAAGTGTTGGCCTACCATAATTTTGTACTGCAGCATTATCATGGGCATGAAACCATAGAGCTGCGGCAATTATTTGATAATCTCCTGCTGATGGTTCCGAAATTAAAACCCATGCGCGCGGATGTCGCTGCTTTGCTCGCCCGTTATCGGGATGAAGGCAAAAATATCATGTTTGAAGGCGCCCAAGGGACATTGCTGGATGTAGATCACGGTACTTATCCCTTTGTGACCTCATCCAATACAGTGGCGGGTGCGGCTAGTGTCGGCAGCGGATATGGCCCCAGGCATTTCAATTATATTCTTGGAATTACCAAGGCTTATACGACTCGTGTCGGTTCCGGGCCGTTTCCTACCGAATTAAAAGATGAAACCGGAAAACAATTGGCAAGCCGGGGAAACGAGTTTGGGTCGGTTACAGGGCGTCCGCGTCGCTGCGGATGGCTGGACATTGCCGCTTTGCGCCGCTCCATTCAACTCAATGGCTTTTCAGGATTATGTGTGACCAAGCTGGATGTGCTGGATGGTTTGCAAACGGTTAAAGTCTGTACCGGATACCGCTTGCATGGCGAAGATTGCCTCTACCCGCCGCTGGAAACGGAATTGTTTGCGGAATGTGAACCGGTTTACGAGGAGCTGCCTGGCTGGACAGAATCGACTGCCAGAATCCGCAGTTTCAGCGAACTGCCAGTGAACGCACAAAAATACCTTTTGCACGTTGAAAAGCTGGCGGGAGTCCCCATTGACATGATTTCAACGGGGGCAGACAGAAAGGATACCATCGTGTTGCGTAACCCGTTTGAGAACGTGGAAATAGATCCATTTATTGCCGAGGAGAGGACTTGA